The following proteins come from a genomic window of Pedobacter faecalis:
- a CDS encoding DUF1456 family protein, whose translation MSNNDIMKKLRVALELTNDDIIKIMSLVNFKITRSELGDIFRRDDHPNFKKCGDQILRNFLNGLVIYKRGPREKPASENAV comes from the coding sequence ATGAGTAATAATGATATTATGAAAAAGCTGCGCGTAGCGCTTGAGTTGACAAACGATGATATCATTAAGATTATGTCGTTGGTTAATTTTAAAATTACGCGGAGCGAGCTGGGAGATATCTTCCGGAGAGACGATCATCCTAATTTTAAAAAATGCGGCGACCAGATCCTGCGTAATTTTCTGAATGGACTTGTGATATATAAACGTGGACCCAGGGAAAAGCCAGCGTCAGAAAATGCTGTCTAG